The Vescimonas coprocola genome includes a window with the following:
- the xdhB gene encoding xanthine dehydrogenase subunit XdhB → MYDMSALYQAESVQDAIRLRLEHPEAQIIAGGTDVLVQMREGKRAGKALISIQGCHEMRGVTLDEEENLRIGSLTTFSHITADPLIQQYINVLGEAVDMVGGPQIRNAGTIGGNTCNGVTSADSASTLHAWEAMVEITGKNGVRRVPIKDFYLKAGTVDLRVEEGEIQTAILIPKASYDRTFGHYIKYAMRNAMDIATLGTSVNARLSEDKKTFDRVRIAFGVAGPVPMRAPHAEEFINGKPVTLENIEGFGKAVLEDIHPRDSWRASKAFRSHIAVESAKRCLMESVKLAGGEL, encoded by the coding sequence ATGTATGATATGTCAGCGCTCTATCAGGCGGAAAGCGTACAGGACGCCATCCGCCTGCGGCTGGAGCATCCCGAGGCCCAGATCATCGCCGGCGGCACCGACGTGCTGGTGCAGATGCGGGAGGGCAAGCGGGCCGGAAAGGCCCTCATCAGTATTCAGGGCTGCCATGAAATGCGAGGCGTGACGCTGGATGAGGAGGAGAACCTCCGCATCGGTAGTCTCACCACCTTCAGCCACATCACCGCCGATCCTCTGATCCAACAGTATATCAACGTGCTGGGCGAGGCGGTGGATATGGTGGGCGGCCCTCAGATCCGCAACGCCGGTACCATCGGCGGCAACACCTGCAACGGTGTGACCTCCGCCGACTCCGCCTCCACCCTCCACGCATGGGAGGCCATGGTGGAGATCACCGGCAAAAACGGCGTCCGCCGGGTACCCATTAAGGACTTCTACCTGAAGGCCGGCACCGTGGATCTGCGGGTGGAGGAGGGCGAAATTCAGACCGCCATCCTGATCCCCAAGGCATCCTACGACCGCACCTTCGGCCACTACATCAAGTACGCCATGCGCAACGCCATGGATATCGCCACGCTGGGAACCTCCGTTAACGCCCGGCTCAGCGAGGATAAAAAGACCTTCGACCGGGTGCGGATCGCCTTCGGCGTGGCGGGGCCCGTCCCTATGCGTGCGCCTCACGCCGAGGAGTTTATCAACGGCAAGCCCGTGACGCTGGAGAACATCGAGGGCTTCGGAAAAGCGGTGCTGGAGGACATCCATCCCCGTGACTCGTGGCGGGCCAGCAAGGCATTCCGCTCTCACATCGCCGTGGAGAGCGCCAAGCGGTGTCTCATGGAGTCTGTGAAGCTGGCGGGAGGTGAGCTGTAA
- the xdhA gene encoding xanthine dehydrogenase subunit XdhA produces the protein MAEVGKAEVRVDAFDKATGRTKYYEDLMPRDALYVRIKHATIAHGFVKSVDTSAAEQIPGVVKVLTCFDVPEHPFPTAGHPWSMDPGHQDVADRHLLNRHVRYYGDDVAVVIAENEVAAMQGVRALQVEYEELPFVLDVQKAMEPGAPQLHEAYPNNILKHTDMKTGDYQAAIQEPGLIKVEGWYETPTVQHCHIENHGCFAYEENGRITVVSSTQIPHIIRRVVGQALGRPWSDIRVVKPYIGGGFGNKQDALYEPLCAWCSTQVHGRCVRVDCSREETFVSNRVRHAIRFHIVSWLRKDGTFAARKVELYSNQGSYASHGHSIVAKAMDSFSQHYPCDNMECDAWTVFTNRPAAGAMRGYGMPQASFADESNVDECAKAVGMDPLAFRMQNLMPKGFEDSFSHNVNYEDSFRQCLEVGKKYIDYDRKKAEFAKETGPIRHGIGVATFWYNTAVYPISLETSSNRMLLNLDGSVTMQCGETEIGQGADTAYAQMTSDVVGLGDYRKVHVVSCQDTDITPTGLGAYASRQTYVAGFSIRQTGLMLKEKILDYASKLTRQAVYNMDIVDGNIVRNTDGKVLMSLSELAMHAQYDPADSQHITAESTYTIRNNAYSFGCTFAVVEVDIPMCKVTLQEIINVHDCGKLVNPALAEAQVHGGMSMAIGYGLSEQLLFDEKTGRPLNNNLLDYKLSTIMDHPHLEAQFVENAEPTSAFGTKALGEPPACSGAPAIRNAIYNATGVAIDQDPITPHVLFQRFTEEGLIRD, from the coding sequence ATGGCTGAAGTAGGAAAAGCCGAGGTGCGGGTAGACGCCTTTGACAAGGCCACCGGCCGCACCAAATACTACGAGGACCTCATGCCCCGTGATGCACTGTATGTCCGCATCAAGCACGCCACTATCGCCCACGGCTTCGTCAAGTCGGTGGACACCTCGGCGGCGGAGCAGATCCCCGGCGTGGTGAAGGTGCTGACCTGTTTCGACGTGCCGGAGCACCCGTTCCCCACGGCGGGCCACCCCTGGTCCATGGACCCCGGCCATCAGGACGTGGCGGATCGCCACCTGCTGAACCGGCACGTCCGCTACTACGGCGACGACGTGGCGGTGGTCATTGCAGAAAACGAGGTGGCCGCCATGCAGGGCGTCCGGGCGCTGCAGGTGGAATACGAGGAGCTGCCCTTCGTGCTGGATGTGCAGAAGGCCATGGAGCCCGGCGCTCCCCAGCTCCACGAGGCCTACCCCAACAACATCCTCAAGCACACCGATATGAAGACGGGCGACTATCAGGCCGCCATTCAGGAGCCGGGCCTCATTAAGGTGGAGGGCTGGTACGAGACGCCCACGGTGCAGCATTGCCACATCGAGAACCACGGCTGCTTCGCCTACGAGGAGAACGGCCGCATCACGGTGGTATCCTCTACCCAGATCCCCCATATCATCCGCCGTGTGGTGGGACAGGCGCTGGGCCGCCCGTGGAGCGATATCCGGGTGGTGAAGCCCTATATCGGCGGCGGCTTCGGCAACAAGCAGGACGCCCTCTATGAACCCCTGTGCGCTTGGTGCTCCACGCAGGTCCACGGCCGCTGTGTCCGGGTGGACTGCTCCCGTGAGGAGACCTTCGTCTCCAACCGTGTGCGCCACGCCATCCGCTTCCACATCGTCTCGTGGCTCCGCAAGGACGGCACCTTCGCCGCCCGGAAGGTGGAGCTCTACTCCAATCAGGGATCCTATGCCTCCCACGGCCACAGCATCGTGGCCAAAGCCATGGACTCCTTCTCCCAGCACTATCCCTGTGACAACATGGAGTGCGATGCGTGGACGGTGTTCACCAACCGTCCCGCCGCCGGAGCCATGCGTGGCTACGGAATGCCTCAGGCCTCCTTTGCCGACGAGTCCAACGTGGACGAGTGCGCCAAGGCCGTGGGTATGGACCCGTTGGCCTTCCGGATGCAGAACCTCATGCCCAAGGGCTTCGAGGACAGCTTCTCCCACAACGTCAACTATGAGGATTCCTTCCGCCAGTGTCTGGAGGTTGGTAAGAAGTACATCGACTACGACCGCAAAAAGGCGGAGTTCGCCAAGGAGACCGGCCCCATCCGCCACGGCATCGGCGTGGCCACCTTCTGGTATAACACCGCCGTCTATCCCATCTCGTTGGAGACGTCCTCCAATCGGATGCTGCTGAATCTGGACGGCAGCGTCACCATGCAGTGCGGCGAGACGGAGATCGGTCAGGGCGCCGATACCGCCTATGCCCAGATGACCTCCGACGTGGTGGGTCTGGGCGATTACCGTAAGGTCCATGTGGTGTCCTGTCAGGATACCGACATCACGCCTACGGGCTTGGGTGCTTATGCCTCCCGCCAGACGTATGTGGCGGGCTTCTCCATCCGCCAGACGGGCCTGATGCTGAAGGAGAAGATTCTGGATTATGCCTCCAAGCTCACCCGTCAGGCGGTGTACAACATGGATATCGTGGACGGCAATATCGTCCGCAACACCGACGGCAAGGTGCTCATGAGTCTGTCGGAGCTGGCCATGCACGCCCAGTATGACCCTGCCGACTCCCAGCACATCACTGCCGAGAGTACTTATACCATCCGCAATAACGCCTATTCCTTCGGCTGCACCTTTGCCGTGGTGGAGGTGGACATCCCCATGTGCAAGGTGACACTTCAGGAGATCATCAACGTCCACGACTGCGGCAAGCTGGTGAACCCGGCGCTGGCAGAGGCGCAGGTCCACGGCGGTATGTCCATGGCCATTGGCTACGGCCTGTCGGAGCAGCTGCTGTTCGACGAAAAGACCGGCCGGCCCCTGAATAACAATCTGCTGGACTACAAGCTCTCCACCATCATGGATCACCCCCATCTGGAGGCGCAGTTCGTGGAGAACGCCGAGCCCACCAGTGCCTTCGGCACCAAGGCCTTGGGCGAGCCCCCGGCCTGCTCCGGTGCGCCCGCCATTCGCAACGCCATCTACAACGCCACCGGCGTGGCCATCGATCAGGACCCCATCACCCCCCACGTCCTCTTCCAGCGCTTCACGGAAGAGGGCCTGATCCGGGACTAA
- a CDS encoding nucleotidyltransferase family protein, whose protein sequence is MAQLRIGCVVMAAGNARRFGENKLAVQVQGKALFRRALEAVPAERFIRTVVVSQYPEVLELAHRMGFVPVPNRHPDWGISHTISLGLGKLPEMDAALFQVADQPLLRRESVGSLVDFYREHPEHIAALGHDGIRGNPCLFPARLFPELLALQGDHGGNQVIRRHEEDLLLWEVPAPELTDVDTPQVLAQLRRDMAEE, encoded by the coding sequence ATGGCACAGCTGCGGATCGGATGCGTGGTGATGGCGGCGGGAAATGCCCGGCGCTTCGGGGAGAACAAGCTGGCGGTGCAGGTACAGGGCAAGGCGCTGTTCCGCCGGGCGCTGGAGGCTGTGCCGGCGGAGCGGTTCATCCGGACGGTGGTGGTGAGCCAGTACCCGGAGGTGCTGGAGCTGGCCCACCGCATGGGCTTCGTGCCGGTACCCAACCGGCATCCGGACTGGGGCATCAGCCACACCATCTCGCTGGGGCTGGGGAAGCTGCCGGAGATGGATGCGGCGCTGTTTCAGGTGGCGGATCAGCCCCTGCTGCGCCGGGAGAGCGTGGGGAGCCTAGTGGACTTTTACCGGGAGCATCCGGAGCACATCGCTGCGCTGGGTCACGACGGTATCCGGGGGAACCCCTGCCTGTTCCCGGCACGGCTGTTCCCGGAGCTGCTGGCTCTGCAGGGGGATCACGGCGGCAATCAGGTGATCCGCCGCCATGAGGAGGACCTCCTCTTATGGGAGGTCCCGGCTCCGGAGCTGACGGATGTGGATACGCCTCAGGTGCTGGCGCAGCTGCGGCGGGATATGGCGGAGGAGTGA
- a CDS encoding YoaK family protein has product MTEQKLLPIDHCRHLAFAAIGGFFGGYALLCRGGILGSSQTMNLVELVIDALFGRGSSVLLHLLCLVIYVVGVMLSVIVPHVFHVDMRRLSPCITAAAAIAMGFFPADMTPLVALYPVFFSMSIQWSTFAGARGFQSATIFNSNNTKQASLALAHYLCEGEREQLTKLWFYGSTLLAFHAGAVWSWLAVKWLDVRGVWGVLPQLALAYYLVLREEQAERVLTPAQIREQEVLGEAEELVEEAQEMVEEEKED; this is encoded by the coding sequence ATGACGGAACAGAAGCTTCTTCCTATCGATCATTGCCGCCACCTGGCCTTTGCTGCAATAGGCGGCTTTTTCGGCGGTTACGCCCTGCTGTGCCGCGGCGGGATACTGGGCAGTTCCCAGACCATGAATCTGGTGGAGCTGGTCATTGATGCCCTCTTTGGCCGGGGGAGCAGTGTGCTGCTGCACCTGCTGTGTCTGGTGATCTACGTGGTGGGCGTCATGCTCTCCGTCATCGTCCCCCACGTGTTCCATGTGGATATGCGGCGGCTGTCGCCGTGCATCACGGCGGCGGCGGCCATCGCCATGGGCTTTTTCCCGGCGGATATGACTCCGCTGGTGGCACTGTATCCGGTGTTCTTCTCCATGAGCATCCAGTGGAGCACCTTTGCCGGCGCCAGAGGCTTCCAGAGCGCCACGATCTTTAACAGCAACAACACCAAGCAGGCATCTCTGGCGCTGGCCCACTACCTGTGCGAGGGAGAGCGGGAGCAGCTGACAAAGCTGTGGTTCTACGGCTCCACTCTGCTGGCCTTCCACGCCGGAGCCGTCTGGAGTTGGCTGGCGGTGAAGTGGCTGGACGTGCGGGGCGTCTGGGGCGTGCTGCCCCAGCTGGCACTGGCCTACTATCTGGTGCTCCGGGAGGAGCAGGCGGAGCGTGTCCTGACCCCGGCACAGATCCGGGAGCAGGAGGTTCTGGGCGAAGCCGAGGAACTGGTGGAGGAAGCCCAAGAGATGGTGGAGGAGGAGAAGGAGGACTGA
- a CDS encoding CatA-like O-acetyltransferase, with protein MSYQLIDMTKDPRSGQFAYFRQMLFPFAGVTAEVDITDFAARRQGRPFFLSFLYAVVRAANAVPQLRRRIRADGSVVEYNWCPPSYTAMKPDGVYVYCTVEGDLPYEAFVALGQRRQEEVLRRGTLTEDGDALSFFFVSSLPWLHYSQLEHPAVSADDSNPRISWGKAVTKHGRTTLPVSLFVNHALADGLHISQFFAGLERELQALADSWQAEE; from the coding sequence GTGAGTTATCAGCTGATCGACATGACCAAGGACCCACGCAGCGGGCAGTTTGCCTATTTCCGTCAAATGCTCTTTCCCTTCGCCGGAGTCACGGCGGAGGTAGACATCACGGACTTCGCCGCACGGCGGCAGGGGCGGCCCTTCTTCCTGAGCTTCCTCTATGCCGTGGTACGGGCCGCCAACGCCGTCCCCCAGCTGCGCCGCCGCATCCGGGCGGACGGCAGCGTGGTGGAATACAACTGGTGTCCCCCTTCCTACACCGCCATGAAGCCCGACGGGGTATACGTATACTGCACGGTGGAGGGGGATCTGCCCTATGAGGCGTTCGTGGCGCTGGGACAGCGGCGACAGGAGGAGGTACTTCGACGGGGTACCCTCACCGAGGACGGAGACGCTTTGAGTTTCTTCTTTGTGTCCAGCCTGCCGTGGCTGCACTATTCCCAGCTGGAGCATCCCGCCGTCAGCGCCGACGACTCCAACCCCCGCATCAGCTGGGGCAAGGCTGTCACCAAGCATGGACGCACTACCCTGCCGGTGTCGCTGTTTGTAAACCACGCCCTGGCAGACGGGCTGCACATCTCACAGTTCTTCGCCGGTCTGGAGCGGGAGCTTCAGGCGCTGGCAGACAGCTGGCAGGCAGAGGAGTGA
- the alaS gene encoding alanine--tRNA ligase, which produces MSHPYHGLNELREMFLSFFESKGHLRLPSFSLVPQNDKSILLINAGMTPMKPWFKGEEEPPRRRVCTCQKCIRTGDIENVGKTARHGTYFEMLGNFSFGDYFKHEAIAWSWEFLTEVVGLEPDRLYPSIYLNDDEAFDIWNKEVGIPAERIFRFGKEDNFWEHGSGPCGPCSEIYYDRGPEYGCGKPGCTVGCDCDRYIEIWNNVFSQFDNDGHGNYTELKQKNIDTGMGLERLACVCQNVDSLFDVDTVMNITHKVSELTGAHYGETEKRDVSLRVITDHIRSATFMICDGILPSNEGRGYVLRRLLRRAARHGKLLGVNDPFLYQVVDTVIHENEGQYPDLREKQTYITKVIRTEEENFGRTIDGGMKIFSDLLAEHKQKLEKIFSGADAFRLYDTFGFPIDLTMEMAADEGLSVDENAFQKLMKEQKERAREARKALGDLGWAGVEFGKDVPATEFVGYDHSECDAKIVAIVADEELRDEVAAGAEAVVVLDHSPFYAEMGGQVADHGTITADGVVFTVADVQKNKGGKFMHYGRLAQGVLHVGDTVHAAIDMERRKAIQRAHSTTHLLDAALKKVLGDHVHQAGSLVEPDRLRFDFTHFEAISPEELRQVEELVNDAILEGYPVVTEALPIEEAKKKGAVAMFGEKYGETVRVVEMSDFSVEFCGGTHVDNTAKAGPFRIKSESSVASGVRRIEATCGKLSLKAMESSQGVLSRAAQFLKTAPSGLLERMEQQANEMKQLRQALEKFKAEASLGEARQFLASAKTVKDLHVLATTRNGVDTAELRTMGDFLRDKDPKAVAVIASINGEKITFLAVCGKEAVARGIKAGDLVRHVSAICGGKGGGKPDSAMGGGSDPLKVDDALASVDDFVSEKLG; this is translated from the coding sequence ATGTCTCATCCCTATCACGGGCTTAATGAGCTGCGGGAGATGTTCCTGTCGTTCTTCGAGTCCAAAGGTCATCTGCGGCTGCCCAGCTTCTCTCTGGTGCCGCAGAACGACAAGTCCATCCTGCTCATCAACGCCGGCATGACCCCCATGAAGCCGTGGTTCAAGGGCGAGGAGGAGCCGCCCCGCCGCCGGGTCTGCACCTGTCAGAAGTGCATCCGCACCGGCGACATTGAGAACGTGGGCAAGACCGCCCGCCACGGCACCTACTTCGAGATGCTGGGCAACTTCTCCTTCGGTGACTACTTCAAGCATGAGGCCATCGCATGGAGCTGGGAGTTCCTGACTGAGGTGGTGGGGCTGGAGCCTGACCGGCTGTACCCCTCCATCTATCTGAACGACGACGAGGCCTTCGACATCTGGAACAAGGAGGTAGGCATCCCCGCCGAGCGCATCTTCCGCTTCGGCAAGGAGGACAACTTCTGGGAGCACGGCTCCGGTCCCTGCGGCCCCTGCTCCGAGATCTACTATGACCGTGGGCCGGAGTACGGCTGCGGCAAGCCCGGCTGCACCGTGGGCTGCGACTGTGACCGATACATCGAGATCTGGAACAACGTGTTCTCCCAGTTCGACAACGATGGCCACGGCAACTACACCGAGCTCAAGCAGAAGAACATCGACACCGGCATGGGCCTGGAGCGTCTGGCCTGCGTGTGCCAGAACGTGGACAGCCTCTTCGACGTGGACACCGTGATGAATATCACCCACAAGGTGTCTGAGCTCACCGGCGCTCACTACGGCGAGACGGAGAAGCGGGATGTGTCCCTGCGGGTCATCACCGACCACATCCGCTCCGCCACCTTCATGATCTGCGACGGCATCCTGCCCTCCAACGAAGGGCGGGGCTATGTGCTGCGGCGTCTGCTGCGCCGGGCCGCCCGCCACGGGAAGCTGCTGGGTGTCAACGATCCCTTCCTGTATCAGGTGGTGGACACCGTGATCCATGAAAATGAGGGCCAGTATCCTGATCTGCGGGAGAAGCAGACCTATATCACCAAGGTCATCCGCACGGAGGAGGAGAATTTCGGCCGCACCATCGACGGCGGCATGAAGATCTTCTCCGACCTGCTGGCAGAGCACAAGCAGAAGCTGGAGAAAATTTTCTCCGGCGCCGACGCCTTCCGGCTGTATGACACCTTCGGCTTCCCCATCGACCTGACCATGGAGATGGCGGCGGACGAGGGCCTCAGCGTGGACGAGAACGCTTTCCAGAAGCTGATGAAGGAGCAGAAGGAGCGGGCCCGTGAGGCCCGGAAGGCACTGGGCGATCTGGGCTGGGCCGGTGTGGAGTTCGGCAAGGACGTGCCGGCCACGGAGTTCGTGGGCTATGACCACAGCGAGTGCGACGCCAAGATCGTGGCCATCGTGGCCGATGAGGAGCTGCGGGACGAGGTGGCCGCCGGGGCCGAGGCCGTGGTGGTACTGGATCACTCCCCCTTCTACGCCGAGATGGGCGGTCAGGTGGCCGACCACGGCACCATCACCGCCGACGGCGTGGTGTTCACCGTGGCGGACGTACAGAAAAACAAGGGCGGCAAGTTCATGCACTATGGCCGTCTGGCACAGGGTGTGCTCCACGTGGGAGACACCGTTCACGCCGCCATTGACATGGAGCGCCGCAAGGCCATCCAGCGTGCTCACAGCACCACCCACCTGCTGGATGCGGCGCTGAAAAAGGTGCTGGGTGACCACGTCCATCAGGCGGGCTCTCTGGTGGAGCCGGACCGCCTACGCTTCGACTTCACCCACTTTGAGGCCATCTCCCCGGAGGAGCTGCGGCAGGTGGAGGAACTGGTGAACGACGCCATTCTGGAGGGCTATCCCGTGGTGACGGAGGCGCTGCCCATCGAAGAGGCCAAGAAGAAGGGCGCCGTGGCCATGTTCGGTGAGAAGTACGGCGAGACCGTCCGGGTGGTGGAGATGAGCGACTTCTCCGTGGAGTTCTGCGGCGGCACCCATGTGGACAACACCGCCAAGGCCGGTCCCTTCCGCATCAAGAGTGAGAGCAGCGTCGCCTCCGGCGTGCGCCGCATCGAGGCCACCTGCGGCAAGCTGAGCCTGAAGGCTATGGAGAGCAGTCAGGGCGTGCTGAGCCGGGCGGCCCAGTTCCTGAAAACCGCCCCCTCCGGGCTGCTGGAGCGGATGGAGCAGCAGGCCAACGAGATGAAGCAGCTGCGTCAGGCGCTGGAGAAGTTCAAGGCCGAGGCATCTCTGGGTGAGGCCCGGCAGTTCCTGGCCTCCGCCAAGACGGTGAAGGACCTCCATGTTCTCGCCACCACCCGCAACGGCGTGGACACCGCCGAGCTGCGGACCATGGGCGATTTCCTGCGGGATAAGGACCCCAAGGCCGTGGCGGTCATCGCCAGCATCAACGGCGAGAAGATCACCTTCCTGGCCGTGTGCGGCAAGGAGGCGGTGGCCCGTGGCATCAAGGCCGGTGATCTGGTGCGGCACGTGTCCGCCATCTGCGGCGGCAAAGGCGGCGGCAAGCCGGATTCCGCCATGGGCGGCGGCAGCGATCCCCTGAAGGTGGACGATGCGCTGGCCTCCGTGGACGATTTCGTGTCCGAGAAGCTGGGCTGA
- a CDS encoding histidine triad nucleotide-binding protein yields MKNDCLFCAIAGGEIPSNKVYEDELCYAFYDIAPQAPTHFLVIPKAHIASVAEVNGGNSAVVAHIFEVIARLCREKGLESYRVVSNIGEQAGQSVHHLHFHVLSGRDMTWPPG; encoded by the coding sequence ATGAAAAACGATTGCCTGTTCTGCGCCATTGCCGGTGGGGAGATCCCCTCCAACAAGGTGTATGAGGACGAGCTGTGCTATGCCTTTTATGACATCGCCCCTCAGGCGCCCACCCATTTTCTGGTGATCCCCAAGGCCCACATCGCCTCCGTGGCGGAGGTGAACGGCGGCAACAGCGCCGTGGTGGCCCACATCTTCGAGGTCATCGCAAGACTGTGCCGGGAGAAGGGACTGGAAAGCTACCGGGTGGTATCCAACATCGGGGAGCAGGCGGGGCAGAGCGTCCACCACCTGCACTTCCATGTGCTGTCCGGCCGGGATATGACCTGGCCTCCAGGCTAA
- a CDS encoding zinc metalloprotease, giving the protein MKSLHKFTSLALLMLFVSMFFVEDAFACSGAYYGWKWANNKNATGLTAKMCSRDFYYNLDASKSIFTWNNISSKVKISQYTFSGDSDNTGDINFHSVELTGTTIGRAHLYKKNVLGGYSEIDISSSSAQVVQARIDLDPSLLDASNSTQKTKTVIHETGHALALMHPLLNNCTARAVMQQSSSGYANTTVNQHDKNNLIAKWGS; this is encoded by the coding sequence ATGAAATCTTTGCACAAATTCACTTCCCTCGCATTGCTCATGCTGTTTGTTAGTATGTTCTTTGTCGAAGACGCATTTGCGTGTAGCGGAGCATACTATGGATGGAAATGGGCAAACAACAAGAACGCAACAGGACTGACGGCAAAGATGTGTTCAAGAGATTTTTACTATAACTTGGATGCATCAAAGAGTATTTTTACTTGGAACAATATTTCGTCAAAAGTAAAAATCAGCCAGTACACTTTCTCAGGAGATTCGGATAACACAGGGGACATTAATTTCCATTCGGTTGAGTTGACGGGTACTACGATTGGGCGAGCACATTTGTATAAAAAGAATGTACTTGGAGGATATAGTGAAATTGATATTAGTTCCTCCAGCGCGCAAGTTGTTCAGGCTCGCATAGATTTAGACCCGTCACTCTTAGATGCGAGTAATTCCACGCAAAAAACAAAGACGGTAATTCATGAAACAGGACATGCGTTAGCTTTGATGCATCCACTTTTGAATAATTGTACAGCCCGTGCGGTGATGCAGCAATCCTCCAGTGGTTACGCAAATACAACGGTCAATCAGCATGACAAGAATAATTTGATTGCGAAATGGGGGTCTTGA
- a CDS encoding GreA/GreB family elongation factor — MYDELTRGDVQKMQEEIDYRTQVLRPKLIEDVQTARAFGDLSENFEYKCAKQEKNRNDSRIRYLQRMIKTARIIDDRSGQDTAGLYDTVEIFMENTGKSRRIQLVTTLRQDALKGLISKESPVGKAVLGRRAGDRVQVDMGGGRSYWITIRSIEKGTDDGSIPIGSF; from the coding sequence ATGTACGATGAATTGACCCGTGGCGACGTGCAGAAGATGCAGGAGGAGATCGACTACCGGACGCAGGTGCTGCGTCCCAAGCTCATCGAGGACGTGCAGACGGCACGGGCCTTCGGTGACCTCAGTGAGAATTTCGAGTATAAGTGCGCCAAGCAGGAGAAGAATCGCAACGACAGTCGCATCCGCTACCTGCAGCGGATGATCAAGACCGCCCGCATCATCGACGACCGCTCCGGTCAGGACACGGCGGGCCTCTACGACACCGTGGAGATCTTCATGGAAAACACCGGCAAGAGCCGGAGGATCCAGCTGGTCACCACCCTGCGGCAGGATGCACTGAAGGGCCTCATCAGCAAGGAGTCCCCGGTAGGGAAGGCCGTGCTGGGCCGCCGGGCCGGGGACCGGGTACAGGTGGATATGGGCGGCGGCCGCAGCTACTGGATCACCATTCGTTCCATTGAAAAAGGCACTGACGACGGCTCCATCCCCATCGGCAGCTTCTAA